Proteins from a genomic interval of Polaribacter sp. Q13:
- the rho gene encoding transcription termination factor Rho — translation MFEISELKAKTLADLQVIAKSIGLSKTSQLKKLDLVYQILDTQAANPVDTSPTVTEVKPKTEKPKRKRVSKVATPVKTKTEIETPTPAVETKEEPIKQEKVPQRKPIARKTAAKETPAKTENKTEATKERVVKQVEKKEPKPANNQNKPQTNKPLPKKNPNQNRDKNNSNRNNGNKSGNRYKDPDFEFDGIIESEGVLEMMPDGYGFLRSSDYNYLSSPDDIYVSQSQIKLFGLKTGDTVRGNVRPPKEGEKYFPLIRVSKINGLNPNLVRDRVSFEHLTPLFPQEKFNLAERGSSLSTRIIDLFSPLGKGQRGMIVAQPKTGKTMLLKDVANAIAANHPEVYQIVLLIDERPEEVTDMKRNVRGEVVASTFDEPADKHVKVANIVLEKAKRLVECGHDVVILLDSITRLARAYNTVAPASGKILSGGIDANALHKPKRFFGAARNIENGGSLTIIATALTETGSKMDEVIFEEFKGTGNMELQLDRNISNRRIYPAIDLIKSSTRRDDLLLDAKTVQRMWVLRKYLADMNPIEAMEFINDKIKFSKNNDEFLISMNG, via the coding sequence ATGTTCGAAATCTCAGAACTAAAAGCAAAAACACTTGCTGATTTACAGGTAATTGCAAAATCTATTGGTCTATCAAAGACGAGTCAACTTAAAAAACTAGATTTAGTGTATCAAATATTAGATACACAAGCTGCAAACCCTGTAGATACTTCACCAACTGTAACTGAAGTAAAACCAAAAACAGAAAAACCTAAAAGAAAAAGAGTTTCTAAAGTTGCTACACCTGTAAAAACTAAAACCGAAATAGAAACACCAACACCTGCTGTAGAAACAAAAGAAGAACCAATAAAACAAGAAAAGGTACCTCAACGAAAACCTATTGCTAGAAAAACTGCGGCTAAAGAGACTCCAGCAAAGACAGAAAACAAAACGGAAGCAACTAAAGAAAGAGTTGTTAAACAGGTTGAGAAAAAAGAGCCTAAACCGGCTAATAATCAAAATAAACCACAAACAAATAAGCCACTACCAAAGAAAAACCCAAATCAAAATAGAGACAAGAACAACTCTAATAGAAATAATGGTAATAAATCTGGTAATCGTTATAAAGATCCAGATTTTGAATTTGATGGAATTATAGAAAGTGAAGGCGTATTAGAAATGATGCCTGATGGATATGGTTTTTTACGTTCTTCTGATTATAATTATTTATCATCTCCAGATGATATTTATGTTTCTCAATCTCAAATTAAATTATTTGGCTTAAAAACAGGTGATACCGTAAGAGGAAATGTTCGTCCACCTAAAGAAGGTGAAAAATATTTTCCTTTAATTAGAGTATCCAAAATAAACGGATTAAACCCTAACTTAGTTAGAGATCGTGTTTCTTTTGAGCATTTAACACCTTTATTTCCTCAAGAAAAATTCAATTTAGCAGAAAGAGGTAGTTCTTTATCAACAAGAATTATCGATTTATTTTCTCCTTTAGGAAAAGGACAAAGAGGTATGATTGTAGCACAACCTAAAACGGGTAAAACCATGTTATTAAAGGATGTGGCAAATGCAATTGCAGCTAATCACCCAGAAGTTTATCAAATAGTATTATTAATTGATGAGCGCCCGGAAGAGGTTACAGACATGAAACGTAATGTACGTGGAGAAGTTGTTGCTTCTACCTTTGATGAACCAGCAGACAAACACGTAAAAGTTGCCAACATTGTTTTAGAAAAAGCAAAACGTTTGGTAGAATGTGGGCATGATGTTGTTATTCTTTTAGATTCAATTACACGTTTGGCAAGAGCTTACAATACCGTTGCACCTGCATCTGGTAAAATACTTTCTGGTGGTATCGATGCAAACGCATTACACAAACCAAAACGTTTCTTTGGTGCAGCAAGAAACATAGAAAATGGTGGTTCTTTAACCATTATTGCAACAGCACTTACAGAAACTGGTTCTAAAATGGACGAAGTAATTTTCGAAGAATTTAAAGGAACAGGTAATATGGAACTTCAATTAGATAGAAATATTTCTAATAGACGTATTTATCCTGCTATCGATTTAATTAAATCTTCTACAAGACGAGATGATTTATTATTAGACGCTAAAACCGTACAAAGAATGTGGGTTTTACGTAAATATCTTGCAGACATGAACCCTATAGAAGCGATGGAATTTATTAATGACAAAATTAAATTCTCTAAAAATAATGATGAGTTTTTAATTTCTATGAATGGTTAG
- a CDS encoding DUF1684 domain-containing protein yields the protein MKKIVLILYVAFLLISCNSQGKRPLIGKTIYQQELNASYKDASKSPLKKKDLKNFKGLNFFEVDSTFIVKANFIKIENAPTFKMATTTDRKPLYKEYGLLNFALKGINCQLTIYQSQDDLDDEKYKDYLFLPFTDDTSGETSYGGGRYMDVMITDITPEFTVILNFNNTYNPYCAYNDKYSCPITPRKNHLDLEIKAGIKDFKKH from the coding sequence ATGAAAAAAATAGTACTTATACTCTATGTAGCTTTTCTATTGATATCTTGTAATTCTCAAGGCAAACGCCCTTTAATAGGAAAAACTATATATCAACAAGAATTAAACGCTAGTTATAAAGACGCTTCAAAATCCCCCTTAAAAAAGAAAGATTTAAAGAATTTTAAAGGATTAAACTTCTTTGAGGTTGATTCTACTTTTATAGTAAAAGCGAATTTTATAAAAATAGAAAATGCGCCTACGTTTAAAATGGCAACTACCACAGATAGAAAACCATTATATAAAGAATATGGTTTACTAAACTTTGCTTTAAAAGGAATAAATTGTCAATTAACCATTTACCAAAGTCAAGATGATTTAGATGATGAAAAATATAAAGACTATTTGTTTTTACCTTTTACAGATGATACTTCTGGAGAAACATCTTATGGTGGTGGACGTTATATGGATGTAATGATCACAGATATTACGCCAGAATTTACTGTTATCTTAAATTTTAACAATACTTACAACCCTTATTGTGCCTATAACGACAAGTATTCTTGCCCTATTACACCAAGAAAAAATCATTTAGATTTAGAAATAAAAGCCGGAATAAAGGATTTTAAAAAACACTAA
- a CDS encoding MFS transporter encodes MIKLYNNYINTFRGLSKEVWWLSLITFVNRSGTMVIPFLSLYLTKSLHFSLADVGWIMSFFGLGSVVGTWIGGKLTDKIGYYKVMLVSLVLTGILFVFLQYAATFNEFCFGIFTVMLVADAFRPAMFVALSAYSKPENKTRSVTLIRLAINLGFSAGPAIGGLIITGIGYVGLFWMDGITCVLAAFLLLQVLHPKKTKIQDEVKVENPVSAYDDKAFWIFFLAMFIFGFVFMQFFSTIPLYYSENRHLSEFDIGLLMGLSGLFIFLLEMPLIKWLEDLKMSKIKLIASGLFLVALSFIILNLTGWVGILIIGVLLISIGEMIAFPFSNAFAIERAAKGNQGEYMALYSISFSLAHIFSHNVGMQMVAEYGFDTTWFAMTIFALVGVLILGYLLRVLKKEDL; translated from the coding sequence ATGATAAAATTATATAACAATTACATTAACACTTTTAGAGGGCTTTCTAAAGAAGTTTGGTGGTTATCATTAATCACTTTTGTTAATAGATCTGGTACAATGGTAATCCCTTTTTTATCCTTATATCTTACAAAAAGTCTTCATTTTTCTTTAGCAGATGTTGGTTGGATCATGTCTTTCTTTGGGTTAGGTTCTGTAGTTGGTACTTGGATTGGTGGTAAATTAACAGACAAAATTGGTTATTACAAAGTTATGTTAGTGAGTCTTGTGCTCACGGGAATTCTATTTGTTTTTCTGCAATATGCAGCAACTTTTAATGAGTTTTGCTTTGGTATTTTTACAGTAATGCTAGTTGCAGATGCTTTTAGACCAGCCATGTTTGTTGCTTTAAGTGCGTATAGTAAACCAGAAAATAAAACACGTTCTGTAACTTTAATTCGTTTGGCAATTAACTTAGGCTTTTCTGCAGGACCCGCAATTGGAGGTTTAATCATTACAGGTATTGGGTATGTAGGCTTATTTTGGATGGATGGAATTACCTGTGTATTAGCCGCTTTTTTATTGCTACAAGTATTGCATCCTAAGAAAACAAAAATACAAGATGAGGTAAAAGTAGAAAACCCTGTTTCTGCTTATGACGATAAAGCTTTTTGGATTTTCTTTTTAGCGATGTTTATTTTTGGATTTGTATTTATGCAGTTTTTCTCTACAATTCCTCTGTATTATAGTGAAAATCGTCATTTATCAGAGTTTGATATTGGTTTGCTAATGGGGTTAAGCGGACTTTTTATTTTCTTGTTAGAAATGCCTTTGATAAAATGGTTGGAAGATTTAAAAATGTCTAAAATTAAATTAATAGCTTCAGGACTTTTTTTGGTAGCCTTAAGTTTTATTATTCTAAATTTAACAGGTTGGGTTGGTATTTTAATTATTGGAGTTTTATTAATTTCTATTGGAGAGATGATTGCTTTTCCGTTTTCGAATGCTTTTGCAATAGAACGTGCTGCAAAAGGAAATCAAGGAGAATATATGGCTTTGTATAGTATTTCATTTTCTTTAGCACATATTTTTAGTCATAATGTTGGTATGCAAATGGTTGCTGAATATGGTTTTGATACCACTTGGTTTGCCATGACAATTTTTGCGCTTGTAGGCGTTTTAATTTTAGGATATCTTTTACGAGTATTAAAAAAGGAAGATTTATAG
- a CDS encoding alpha/beta fold hydrolase translates to MSNNPILHSTIKGEGKPLLILHGYFGMSDNWKTLGNQFAKDYQVHLIDQRNHGRSFHEDEFNYEVLVEDLYNYIQHYQLEKVDIIGHSMGGKTAMLFAVTYPELVDKLIIVDISPRMYQPHHNAILAALNSIDFSLENTRTLVDKKLSGLIPDFGVRQFLLKNVYWKEKGQLAFRFNLESLTENNAEIGEALPSFTVFEKETLFLKGEKSEYITKEEKPIIEAHFPNSRIVEIKNAGHWLHAENPKQFYAEVSEFLK, encoded by the coding sequence ATGTCTAATAATCCAATATTACATTCAACAATAAAAGGAGAAGGAAAACCATTATTAATCTTACATGGCTATTTTGGAATGTCAGATAACTGGAAAACGTTAGGAAATCAGTTTGCCAAAGATTATCAAGTTCACCTTATAGACCAAAGAAATCACGGACGTAGTTTTCATGAAGATGAATTTAATTATGAGGTTTTAGTTGAAGATTTGTATAATTATATACAACACTATCAATTAGAAAAAGTAGATATCATTGGGCATTCTATGGGCGGAAAAACAGCAATGTTGTTCGCTGTTACGTATCCAGAATTGGTTGATAAATTAATTATTGTTGATATTTCTCCAAGAATGTATCAACCACATCATAATGCTATTTTGGCAGCATTAAATTCTATTGATTTTTCTTTAGAAAATACTAGAACTTTGGTTGATAAAAAGTTATCAGGATTAATTCCAGATTTTGGTGTGCGTCAGTTTTTGTTAAAAAATGTGTATTGGAAAGAAAAAGGACAATTAGCATTCAGGTTTAATTTAGAATCGTTAACAGAAAATAATGCAGAGATTGGGGAAGCGTTGCCTTCTTTTACTGTTTTCGAAAAGGAGACATTGTTTTTAAAAGGAGAAAAATCTGAGTATATCACAAAAGAGGAAAAACCAATTATAGAAGCTCATTTTCCTAATTCTAGAATTGTAGAAATTAAAAATGCAGGTCATTGGTTGCATGCAGAAAATCCGAAGCAGTTTTATGCAGAGGTTTCTGAGTTTTTGAAGTAA
- a CDS encoding pyridoxine 5'-phosphate synthase, whose translation MTKLSVNINKIATLRNSRGGNVPNLLKVASDIEEFGAQGITIHPRPDERHIRYQDARDLKNIVTTEYNIEGNPIKSFMDLVLEVKPTQVTLVPDALDAITSNAGWDTITHQSFLQEVIREFQQNGIRTSIFIDTDAKLLEAAAKTGADRVELYTEDFATQCDLGNFDAIKPYTEAAVLANKLGLGINAGHDLSLDNIKFFKENIPHLAEVSIGHALIAESLYLGLENVVNMYLHRLK comes from the coding sequence ATGACAAAGTTAAGTGTAAATATTAATAAAATAGCAACTTTAAGAAATTCTCGTGGCGGAAATGTGCCTAATTTATTAAAAGTTGCCAGCGATATTGAAGAATTTGGTGCTCAGGGAATCACAATTCACCCAAGACCAGACGAAAGACATATACGTTATCAAGATGCAAGAGATTTAAAAAATATTGTGACTACAGAGTATAATATTGAAGGAAATCCGATAAAATCTTTTATGGATTTGGTGTTAGAAGTAAAGCCAACGCAGGTTACTTTGGTGCCAGATGCTTTAGATGCTATTACGTCTAATGCGGGTTGGGATACTATTACACATCAATCTTTTTTACAAGAAGTTATTAGAGAATTTCAACAAAACGGAATTAGAACTTCTATTTTTATAGATACAGATGCTAAGTTGCTAGAAGCAGCTGCAAAAACGGGTGCAGATAGAGTTGAATTATATACGGAAGACTTTGCAACTCAATGTGATTTAGGGAATTTTGATGCTATAAAACCATATACAGAAGCGGCTGTTTTAGCTAACAAATTAGGTTTAGGTATTAATGCTGGGCACGATTTAAGTTTAGATAATATTAAATTCTTTAAAGAGAATATACCTCATTTGGCAGAAGTTTCTATAGGCCACGCGCTTATTGCAGAAAGTTTGTATTTAGGTTTAGAGAATGTTGTAAATATGTATTTGCATCGACTTAAGTAA
- a CDS encoding CBS domain-containing protein: protein MNDYILEEIKPLRLKDAVKSAQKVFKNYPITHFPVIENNKLLGSFAEDDLQTIENNEDELVEHAYLLNSFFADEKATVLELLKNFADNDTNIIPVLNEYKDYIGYFDLRDVLDVFSTSPFMVEESETLIIEKLSNDYSMSQVVQIIEASGGKLLGLYISEKNTDTIQVTIKVISDEINEIMQTFRRYDYKIISMHENDIYLEDLKSRSEYLQKYLEM, encoded by the coding sequence ATGAACGACTATATATTAGAAGAAATAAAACCACTTCGCTTAAAAGATGCTGTAAAAAGCGCTCAAAAAGTGTTTAAAAATTATCCTATAACACATTTTCCTGTTATTGAAAACAATAAGCTATTAGGTTCTTTTGCGGAAGATGACCTACAAACTATAGAAAATAATGAGGATGAATTAGTTGAACATGCTTATTTATTAAATTCTTTTTTTGCTGATGAAAAAGCAACTGTTTTAGAACTATTAAAAAATTTTGCAGACAATGACACCAACATCATTCCTGTTTTAAATGAATATAAAGATTATATTGGTTATTTTGATCTAAGAGACGTTTTAGATGTTTTTTCCACAAGCCCTTTTATGGTTGAAGAAAGCGAAACTTTAATTATAGAAAAATTGAGCAATGATTATTCTATGAGTCAAGTTGTACAAATTATTGAAGCTAGCGGCGGAAAATTATTAGGTTTGTATATCTCAGAAAAAAATACAGACACTATTCAAGTTACTATCAAAGTAATTTCAGATGAAATAAATGAAATTATGCAAACCTTTAGAAGATATGATTATAAAATTATATCTATGCATGAAAATGATATTTATTTAGAAGATTTAAAAAGTAGGTCTGAATATTTACAGAAATATTTAGAAATGTAA
- a CDS encoding DUF4293 domain-containing protein, which yields MIQRIQSIYLLLATAVSGGLIFVFNIWSNLKEEIFALDLFFRDSMLLKVIPLLYLLSAIVSFVTIFLFKNRKLQFVVGRLVILINLFLLGLLIYVSLTLPGEVSISEKGIGMFLPILVVLLIVLANKAIKKDEDLVKSVDRLR from the coding sequence ATGATTCAAAGAATACAGAGTATATATTTATTATTAGCAACCGCAGTTTCTGGAGGGTTGATATTTGTATTCAATATTTGGAGTAATCTTAAGGAAGAAATATTTGCTTTAGATTTATTTTTTAGAGATTCTATGCTTTTAAAAGTAATTCCTTTGTTATATTTGCTTTCTGCAATAGTCTCTTTTGTAACAATTTTTTTATTTAAAAATAGAAAGTTACAGTTTGTTGTAGGACGTTTAGTTATTTTGATCAATCTTTTTTTATTAGGATTATTGATTTATGTATCTCTAACTTTACCTGGAGAAGTTTCGATTTCGGAGAAGGGTATTGGGATGTTCTTACCGATTTTAGTTGTTTTGCTTATTGTTTTGGCAAATAAGGCTATTAAAAAGGATGAAGATCTTGTGAAATCTGTAGATAGATTGCGATAA
- a CDS encoding NAD kinase: MKKAAIYGQSYAISSEKEIKTLLHVLEKKQIDFYIESEFYTLLVENNVLKDVYKSFVSFNDLDSSFNIMITIGGDGTFLRSATHIRDLDIPILGINTGRLGFLAIVPKDLIEESIDLVIKGDYTLQERTLVSIRTEPKTKDFAELNFALNEVTIAKKNTTSMIGVQTYLNGEYLTNYWADGLIISTPTGSTGYSLSCNGPVILPDSKNLVITPIAPHNLNARPMVISDETKIELKVDSREKSFLISLDSRVSSVPNNTTIFIEKTDFTIKSILPKNQSFLKTLRSKLLWGEDIRNKTNV; the protein is encoded by the coding sequence GTGAAGAAAGCAGCAATTTACGGTCAGTCTTACGCCATTTCATCAGAAAAGGAAATTAAAACATTATTACACGTTTTAGAAAAAAAACAGATTGATTTTTATATAGAAAGTGAATTTTATACCCTTTTGGTAGAAAATAACGTTTTAAAAGATGTGTATAAATCTTTTGTTAGTTTTAACGATTTAGATAGTTCTTTTAATATTATGATTACCATTGGTGGAGACGGAACATTTTTACGTTCTGCAACACATATTAGAGATTTAGACATCCCTATTTTAGGTATAAATACGGGTAGATTAGGTTTTCTAGCTATTGTTCCCAAAGACCTTATTGAAGAAAGTATAGATCTTGTTATTAAAGGTGACTACACCCTTCAAGAAAGAACACTTGTATCTATAAGGACAGAACCAAAAACCAAGGATTTTGCAGAACTTAACTTTGCATTAAACGAAGTAACCATCGCTAAGAAAAACACCACTTCTATGATAGGTGTACAAACGTATTTAAATGGTGAATATTTAACTAATTATTGGGCCGATGGGTTAATTATTTCTACGCCAACAGGCTCTACGGGCTATTCCTTAAGTTGTAATGGACCTGTTATTTTACCAGATTCAAAAAATTTAGTTATCACACCTATTGCTCCTCATAATTTAAATGCGAGGCCTATGGTAATTTCTGATGAAACTAAAATAGAATTAAAAGTAGATTCTAGAGAAAAAAGCTTTTTAATCTCTTTAGATTCTAGAGTATCTAGTGTACCAAACAACACGACCATTTTTATAGAAAAAACCGATTTTACAATAAAAAGTATACTTCCAAAAAACCAATCTTTTTTAAAGACATTAAGAAGCAAACTTTTATGGGGAGAAGACATTAGAAACAAAACAAATGTTTAA
- a CDS encoding CocE/NonD family hydrolase, with amino-acid sequence MKKLLLLSFLSLFLLNSCNSTVKKEAKKDTFVSDNYSKKEVDIIMRDGTKLHTTIYSPKDTSRKYPILMQRTPYSSKPYGEGKMKTKIGPNIHLMKELNIVVYQDVRGRWMSEGVYDNMRAYIPNKTATQSDEVSDTYDTIDWLVKNVENNNGNVGTWGISYPGHYATISTIDAHPALKAASPQACIGDFFFDDFHHNGAFMLSYFRAISLFGTYKDTPTDTAWYSFPKMDSQDQYQFFLDKGPLKNLNEYFQYDRLDVKTAENKDRIDDFFWKEIVEHPNYDSVWQSKGIIQHLDKVPSTVATMIVAGEFDAEDLYGPLSTYKAIEKNEKDNYNTLVFGPWDHGKWASSKVTSSVGNYYFGDSISLKFQSDVETKFFNHFLKGKGDKNSGLPEAYVFDTGKKEWKSYDAWPPKNAFKEDWFLSKNQKLTSDKKSTEKINFISDIKHPVPYSEDIKTVFTPRKYMTDDQRFAARRPDVLVFETDVLTEDFTLAGDILAKLKVATTGSAADWIVKVIDVHPADAEENNEKLQDHLKMSNYHLMVRSEVLRGRFRNSFEHPEPFIPNKKTDVNIKLQDVFHTFKKGHKVQIQVQSTWFPLIDLNPQTYVDNIYKADEKDFKTQTHIVFTDSSIEFTVLK; translated from the coding sequence ATGAAGAAACTTTTACTTTTATCATTTTTAAGTCTTTTTTTACTCAACTCTTGCAACTCTACCGTAAAAAAAGAAGCCAAAAAAGACACTTTTGTATCCGATAATTACTCAAAAAAAGAAGTAGATATTATAATGCGAGATGGTACAAAACTGCACACCACCATTTATTCTCCGAAAGATACTAGTAGAAAATACCCTATTTTAATGCAAAGAACACCTTATAGTTCTAAGCCTTACGGAGAAGGTAAAATGAAAACTAAAATTGGTCCTAATATTCATCTAATGAAAGAATTGAATATTGTAGTGTATCAAGATGTTCGTGGCCGTTGGATGAGTGAAGGTGTTTATGACAATATGCGCGCTTATATTCCTAATAAAACGGCAACACAATCTGACGAGGTTTCTGACACCTACGACACGATTGATTGGTTGGTAAAAAATGTAGAAAACAATAACGGAAATGTAGGTACTTGGGGAATATCATATCCTGGGCATTATGCTACAATTTCTACAATTGATGCGCATCCTGCCTTAAAAGCAGCTTCACCACAAGCGTGTATTGGCGATTTTTTCTTTGATGATTTTCATCATAATGGAGCTTTTATGCTAAGTTATTTTAGAGCAATTTCTTTATTTGGCACCTACAAAGACACGCCAACAGATACGGCTTGGTATTCGTTTCCTAAAATGGATTCCCAGGATCAATATCAATTTTTCTTAGATAAAGGGCCTTTAAAAAACTTAAACGAATATTTTCAGTATGATCGATTAGATGTTAAAACAGCTGAAAATAAAGATAGAATTGATGATTTTTTCTGGAAAGAAATTGTAGAACATCCAAATTATGATTCCGTTTGGCAAAGTAAAGGCATTATTCAGCATTTAGACAAAGTGCCTTCTACGGTTGCTACTATGATAGTTGCAGGAGAGTTTGATGCAGAAGATTTATATGGACCTTTATCTACTTATAAAGCCATAGAAAAAAACGAAAAAGACAATTATAACACCTTGGTTTTTGGACCTTGGGATCACGGAAAATGGGCTAGTTCTAAAGTTACAAGCTCTGTTGGAAATTATTATTTTGGAGATTCTATTTCTTTAAAATTTCAGTCTGATGTAGAAACAAAATTCTTTAATCACTTCTTAAAAGGAAAAGGCGACAAAAATTCTGGGTTACCAGAGGCTTATGTTTTTGATACTGGTAAAAAAGAATGGAAGTCTTACGATGCTTGGCCTCCTAAAAACGCATTTAAAGAAGATTGGTTTCTGTCTAAAAACCAGAAATTGACTTCAGACAAAAAATCAACAGAAAAAATAAATTTTATTAGTGATATTAAACATCCTGTTCCGTATTCCGAAGATATAAAAACGGTTTTTACGCCACGTAAATACATGACAGACGACCAACGTTTTGCGGCAAGAAGACCAGATGTTTTGGTTTTTGAAACGGATGTTTTAACCGAAGACTTTACTTTAGCCGGAGATATTTTAGCAAAATTAAAAGTAGCAACTACAGGTTCTGCAGCAGATTGGATTGTAAAAGTAATTGATGTTCATCCTGCGGATGCAGAAGAAAATAACGAAAAACTACAAGATCATTTAAAAATGAGCAATTATCATTTAATGGTTAGAAGTGAAGTTTTAAGAGGTAGATTCAGAAATAGTTTTGAACATCCAGAACCTTTTATACCAAACAAAAAAACCGATGTAAATATAAAATTACAAGATGTTTTTCACACGTTTAAAAAAGGACATAAAGTACAAATACAAGTTCAAAGCACTTGGTTTCCTTTAATAGATTTGAATCCGCAAACGTATGTAGACAATATTTACAAAGCAGACGAAAAAGATTTTAAAACACAAACACATATCGTTTTTACAGATTCTAGTATTGAGTTTACAGTATTAAAATAA
- a CDS encoding response regulator transcription factor: protein MKEKIYVHVADDHKILIEGIIAVIKTDKEIEIKGYSLTGQEVIDWFSQKENTADVLVLDITMPVLDGFEVLKYFREKRVDQKVIILSSYDDLKIVQEVLNLGCMGYISKNNAGEHIINAIKAVAKGEQYFSNDIQKILLQSLSGQMVPKGEVPGKFLLDSLTERELDVLKLITQEHSTIEMADIMHLSKNTIETYRKSLLKKLNVKNAVGLAMYAVKNNIV from the coding sequence ATGAAAGAAAAGATATACGTTCATGTAGCTGATGACCATAAAATATTAATAGAAGGTATCATCGCTGTAATAAAAACTGATAAAGAGATTGAAATAAAAGGATATTCTTTAACAGGACAAGAGGTGATTGATTGGTTTAGTCAAAAAGAAAACACCGCAGATGTTTTAGTATTAGATATTACCATGCCAGTTTTAGATGGTTTTGAAGTGTTAAAATATTTTAGAGAAAAGAGAGTAGACCAAAAGGTTATAATATTGTCTAGTTATGATGATCTTAAAATTGTTCAAGAAGTTTTAAATCTTGGTTGTATGGGATATATTTCTAAAAACAATGCTGGCGAGCATATTATAAATGCTATAAAAGCGGTTGCTAAAGGAGAACAATATTTTAGTAATGATATTCAAAAGATATTGTTACAATCTTTATCTGGTCAAATGGTTCCTAAGGGAGAAGTACCAGGGAAATTTTTGTTAGATAGTTTAACAGAAAGAGAATTGGATGTTTTAAAATTGATTACACAGGAACATAGCACTATAGAAATGGCTGATATAATGCATCTGAGTAAGAATACAATAGAAACGTATAGAAAGAGTTTGTTAAAAAAATTAAATGTAAAAAATGCAGTAGGCTTGGCAATGTATGCAGTAAAAAACAATATAGTATAG
- a CDS encoding nucleotide pyrophosphohydrolase, protein MNIENAQKQVDDWIKAHGVRYFNELTNMAQLTEEVGEVARIIARRYGEQSEKESDKNKDLGEELADVMFVVLCLANQTGIDLQDAFEKKLDIKTKRDHDRHHNNQKLK, encoded by the coding sequence ATGAACATAGAAAACGCACAAAAACAAGTAGACGATTGGATTAAAGCTCATGGAGTTCGTTATTTTAACGAGTTAACCAACATGGCACAACTTACAGAAGAGGTTGGTGAAGTTGCACGTATTATAGCAAGACGCTACGGAGAGCAAAGTGAAAAAGAATCTGATAAAAATAAAGATTTGGGAGAAGAATTGGCAGATGTTATGTTCGTGGTTTTATGTTTGGCAAACCAAACCGGAATTGATTTACAAGATGCTTTTGAAAAGAAATTAGATATTAAAACCAAACGTGATCACGATCGTCATCACAACAATCAAAAATTAAAATAA